A DNA window from Leptolyngbya sp. KIOST-1 contains the following coding sequences:
- a CDS encoding ribulose bisphosphate carboxylase small subunit → MAIRTPAASPTQAAAVGQVSGALAPRIHPLAQVHGQVMVDSGATLAAGVTVQADPSAVVRLGAASTLQEGTTIYGRTQGRVLGDDRQAYAVWVGDRAFLGYKALVQSPVYIGADCFIGFRSTLYNARLGAGCIVMMHALVQDVAVPPGKLVPSGSVITQQHQADRLPDVGPTDRALVNELSQTSGVVSPTPWREPPSSASSDRTADSIARDGFGTMTSQLLPPDVVQRARQYLAQGLTIGTEHADSRRYRSGVWQTCSPIQSTRESEVLAALEACLSEHSGEYVRMFGIDPRAKQRVAPITIQRADGKPVAVGGGVTVSSPSSNGAYRPAPSASAGPLSPEVVQQVRQYLSQGYRIGTEHADARRYRSNVWQTCTPIQSSREGEVFADLERCLAEHAGEYVRLFGIDPRAKSRVAPITIQRPDGKPVAGGGSSTGGSSGSTYAASSSNGGSAQASGDVAQQVRQWLNQGYHIGAEHADARRYKSNVWQSCTPITSTRDGDVMAAINTCMSEHPNEYVRVFGIDPKAKRRVSAVTVQRPGAKGAAPAPSYSAPAARPSGGNGSAPMGGLSQDLVQQVNQLINQGYRLSLEHADVRRYRSGAWQTAGALEGSRTSDVLAALESQLRHHSGEYVRLIGIDPRVKKRVLEATIQRP, encoded by the coding sequence ATGGCGATCCGCACACCAGCGGCATCCCCGACTCAGGCGGCAGCTGTGGGGCAGGTGTCGGGGGCACTTGCTCCCCGAATACACCCTTTGGCTCAGGTGCACGGGCAGGTCATGGTAGATTCGGGGGCCACTCTGGCGGCTGGGGTAACGGTGCAGGCCGACCCCAGCGCTGTGGTGCGCCTCGGTGCCGCCAGCACATTGCAGGAGGGTACGACCATCTATGGTCGTACCCAGGGGCGAGTGCTGGGGGACGATCGCCAGGCCTACGCAGTCTGGGTAGGCGATCGCGCCTTCTTAGGCTACAAAGCCCTGGTCCAGAGCCCCGTCTACATCGGTGCCGACTGCTTTATTGGCTTTCGTTCCACGCTCTACAATGCCCGTCTGGGGGCTGGCTGTATCGTGATGATGCACGCCCTGGTGCAGGATGTCGCAGTGCCTCCGGGTAAGCTGGTGCCTTCCGGTTCGGTCATTACTCAGCAGCACCAAGCTGACAGGTTGCCCGACGTCGGCCCGACGGATCGAGCCTTGGTCAATGAGCTTTCCCAAACGTCGGGTGTTGTATCCCCGACCCCCTGGCGCGAGCCCCCCAGCTCCGCGTCCTCCGACCGCACAGCAGACTCAATCGCACGTGATGGATTTGGCACTATGACTTCTCAACTGCTACCCCCCGACGTTGTCCAGCGGGCCCGTCAGTATCTGGCCCAGGGCTTGACTATTGGTACCGAGCACGCCGACTCTCGCCGCTATCGCAGCGGCGTCTGGCAAACCTGTAGCCCGATTCAGTCCACCCGAGAGTCTGAGGTGTTGGCGGCCCTGGAAGCTTGCCTTTCTGAGCACTCTGGTGAGTACGTTCGCATGTTTGGCATTGACCCCAGGGCCAAGCAGCGGGTGGCTCCGATCACCATTCAACGGGCCGATGGCAAGCCAGTGGCGGTGGGCGGAGGCGTTACGGTGTCATCTCCATCCAGCAATGGGGCCTATCGCCCGGCACCATCTGCCTCCGCTGGTCCCCTTTCCCCTGAGGTGGTGCAGCAGGTGCGCCAGTATCTCAGCCAGGGTTACCGCATTGGTACCGAGCACGCCGATGCTCGCCGCTACCGCAGCAATGTTTGGCAAACCTGCACCCCCATCCAGTCCTCACGGGAGGGTGAGGTGTTTGCAGACCTAGAGCGCTGCCTGGCCGAGCACGCTGGCGAGTACGTGCGCCTGTTTGGCATTGATCCTCGGGCCAAAAGTCGGGTTGCTCCGATCACCATTCAGCGCCCCGATGGCAAACCCGTAGCGGGGGGTGGGTCCTCCACGGGCGGTTCCTCTGGCTCCACCTATGCGGCGTCCAGCAGCAACGGTGGCTCTGCCCAGGCGTCGGGTGATGTGGCTCAGCAGGTGCGTCAGTGGCTTAACCAGGGCTATCACATCGGGGCCGAGCACGCCGATGCCCGCCGCTACAAGAGCAATGTGTGGCAGTCCTGCACCCCCATTACCAGCACCCGCGATGGCGATGTGATGGCGGCGATCAACACCTGTATGTCCGAGCATCCCAACGAGTACGTGCGAGTGTTTGGCATTGACCCTAAAGCCAAGCGTCGGGTTTCGGCTGTGACCGTGCAGCGGCCTGGTGCCAAGGGGGCGGCCCCGGCACCCTCCTACTCAGCGCCGGCTGCTCGCCCCTCGGGGGGCAATGGCTCTGCGCCCATGGGCGGACTCTCTCAGGATCTGGTGCAGCAGGTGAACCAGCTGATCAATCAGGGCTACCGGCTCAGTCTGGAGCATGCCGATGTGCGCCGCTACCGCAGCGGGGCCTGGCAGACGGCTGGAGCCCTGGAGGGCAGCCGCACCTCTGACGTACTTGCGGCTTTGGAGTCTCAGCTGCGCCACCACTCGGGCGAATATGTGCGGCTGATTGGCATTGACCCTAGGGTGAAGAAGCGAGTGCTCGAAGCGACGATTCAGCGTCCCTGA
- a CDS encoding EutN/CcmL family microcompartment protein, producing MLLAKVRGTVVSTCKEPSLSGVKFLLVQLISEAGDLLPDYTVAADVVGAGPGEWVLITQGSGARQHQGYEGRPVDAAVIAIVDTVSLDSGNLYNKRDDFS from the coding sequence ATGCTCTTGGCTAAGGTTCGCGGCACGGTGGTCAGCACCTGCAAAGAGCCCAGCTTGAGTGGGGTTAAGTTTTTGCTGGTGCAACTTATTAGCGAAGCTGGCGACTTGCTGCCCGACTATACCGTTGCCGCCGATGTGGTGGGGGCCGGGCCTGGCGAATGGGTGTTGATCACCCAGGGTAGTGGGGCCCGCCAACACCAGGGCTACGAAGGTCGACCGGTGGATGCAGCCGTCATTGCTATTGTTGATACCGTCAGTCTCGACAGCGGCAATCTCTACAACAAGCGGGACGATTTTAGTTAG
- a CDS encoding carbon dioxide-concentrating mechanism protein CcmK, with translation MAIAVGMVETLGFPAVVEAADAMVKAARVTLVGYEKIGSGRVTVIIRGDVSEVQASVAAGIENVKRVNGGQVLSTHIIARPHENLEFVLPIRYTEAVEQFRESVSGIRPYGR, from the coding sequence ATGGCAATTGCTGTTGGCATGGTTGAAACGTTGGGCTTCCCCGCTGTGGTGGAAGCGGCTGACGCGATGGTAAAAGCCGCTCGGGTCACCCTGGTGGGCTACGAAAAAATTGGTAGCGGGCGCGTTACGGTAATTATCCGTGGCGATGTGTCTGAGGTTCAGGCGTCGGTTGCTGCGGGCATTGAGAACGTGAAGCGGGTCAACGGCGGGCAGGTGCTGTCCACCCACATCATTGCTCGCCCCCACGAAAACCTGGAGTTCGTGCTGCCTATTCGCTATACCGAGGCGGTTGAGCAGTTTAGAGAGAGCGTCAGCGGCATTCGCCCCTACGGCAGATAA
- a CDS encoding carbon dioxide-concentrating mechanism protein CcmK, which translates to MPIAVGMIETLGFPAVVEAADAMVKAARVTLVGYEKIGSGRVTVIVRGDVSEVQASVSAGIESAKRVNGGEVLSTHIIARPHENLEFVLPIRYTEAVEQFRT; encoded by the coding sequence ATGCCAATTGCTGTTGGAATGATTGAAACGCTCGGCTTCCCGGCGGTGGTGGAAGCGGCTGACGCGATGGTAAAAGCAGCCCGGGTCACCCTGGTGGGCTACGAGAAAATCGGCAGCGGGCGGGTAACGGTTATCGTGCGCGGCGATGTGTCTGAGGTTCAAGCCTCGGTGTCAGCAGGGATCGAGTCTGCCAAGCGGGTCAACGGTGGCGAAGTGCTCTCTACCCACATCATTGCTCGCCCCCACGAAAACCTGGAGTTTGTGCTGCCCATTCGCTACACCGAGGCCGTAGAACAGTTCAGAACCTAG
- a CDS encoding NAD(P)H-quinone oxidoreductase subunit F — translation MTQFFVETSWLLPIYGLLGALLSLPWSTGLVRRTGPRPAVYLNIAMTLLAFGHGLLAFRAIWNQGSQELLLPWFDFADLHLTLALDISVLNLGALELITGLSLLAQVFALGYLEKDWALARFYSLMGFFEAAMSGLVLSGSLFVSYSLLEMLTLSTYLLVGFWYAQPLVVTAARDAFLTKRIGDVLLLMGVVALAALAGSLNFNDLYEWVKVEGLSPTMATLLGLALIAGPIGKCAQFPLHLWLDEAMEGPNPASILRNSVVVTCGAYVLIRLQPIVVLSPVALGTLVALGTVTAVGASLVALAQVDLKRTFSYSTSAYLGLVFIAVGTEWPGVAFTLLLTHAVAKALIFMAVGSIITTTNCQNLTELGGLGKKMPATTLAYVVGGLGMVGVLPLGCFWGLRMGADFLSRDYPLLAGVFIVVNALTALNLTRVFRLVFLGNVQPKTRRAPEVPWPMAVPMVALTVVTLLVPVIMGQLALLPPWEYINPPIAALVLASGWLGVAVGARVSLSKSLARSLNRPLRIAQDLLAYDFYTERLYDKTVVAAVAGLARLSSWFDQYVVDGLVNGVGLASLFGGEGLKYSASGQSQLYLLTIVTGVGLLGIFMTWTLW, via the coding sequence ATGACCCAGTTTTTTGTCGAGACCAGCTGGCTCCTGCCGATTTACGGCCTGCTTGGGGCGCTGCTGTCGTTGCCCTGGTCAACGGGGTTGGTGCGCCGCACTGGCCCCCGGCCCGCGGTGTACCTCAATATCGCCATGACCCTGCTGGCGTTTGGTCACGGGCTGCTCGCCTTTCGGGCGATTTGGAATCAAGGCTCGCAGGAGCTGCTGCTGCCGTGGTTTGACTTTGCCGATCTGCACCTAACCCTGGCGCTGGACATCTCGGTGCTCAACCTGGGGGCTCTAGAGCTGATTACCGGCCTGAGCCTGCTGGCCCAGGTGTTTGCGCTGGGCTACTTAGAAAAAGATTGGGCCTTGGCTCGGTTCTATTCCCTGATGGGCTTCTTTGAAGCTGCCATGAGCGGGCTGGTGCTGAGCGGGTCGCTGTTTGTCTCCTACTCGCTGCTGGAGATGCTGACGCTGTCGACCTACTTGCTGGTTGGCTTCTGGTATGCCCAGCCCCTGGTGGTCACGGCGGCTCGGGATGCCTTTCTCACCAAGCGCATTGGCGATGTGCTGCTGCTGATGGGGGTGGTGGCCCTGGCGGCGCTGGCGGGCAGCCTCAACTTTAACGATCTGTACGAATGGGTCAAGGTGGAGGGGCTTTCACCCACTATGGCTACCCTGCTGGGGCTAGCGCTGATCGCCGGACCGATTGGCAAATGCGCTCAGTTTCCGCTGCACCTGTGGCTCGACGAGGCGATGGAAGGCCCTAACCCCGCCTCTATTTTGAGGAATTCGGTGGTGGTTACCTGCGGGGCCTACGTGCTGATTCGGCTACAGCCGATTGTCGTGCTGTCGCCCGTGGCCCTGGGCACCTTGGTAGCGCTGGGTACGGTGACGGCGGTGGGAGCGTCCCTGGTGGCGCTGGCCCAGGTGGATCTCAAGCGGACCTTTTCCTACTCCACCAGCGCCTACCTGGGGCTGGTGTTTATCGCGGTCGGCACCGAGTGGCCCGGGGTGGCGTTTACCCTGCTGCTCACCCACGCGGTGGCCAAGGCGCTGATCTTTATGGCGGTGGGGTCAATTATCACCACCACTAACTGCCAGAACCTGACCGAGCTGGGGGGGCTGGGGAAAAAGATGCCGGCCACCACGTTGGCCTACGTGGTGGGTGGGCTGGGCATGGTGGGCGTGTTGCCCCTGGGCTGCTTTTGGGGCCTCCGGATGGGGGCCGATTTTCTCAGCCGGGACTATCCCCTGCTGGCAGGCGTGTTTATTGTGGTCAATGCCCTGACGGCCCTCAACCTGACGCGGGTGTTTCGCCTGGTCTTTTTGGGCAATGTTCAGCCCAAGACTCGCCGCGCCCCGGAGGTGCCCTGGCCGATGGCGGTGCCGATGGTGGCGCTGACTGTGGTCACGCTGTTGGTGCCCGTGATTATGGGCCAGCTGGCGCTGCTGCCCCCCTGGGAATACATCAACCCGCCGATTGCCGCCCTGGTGCTGGCGTCGGGCTGGTTGGGGGTGGCCGTCGGGGCCAGAGTATCGCTGTCTAAGTCCCTGGCGCGATCGCTGAATCGCCCCCTGCGCATTGCCCAGGACCTGCTGGCCTACGATTTCTACACCGAGCGGCTCTACGACAAGACGGTAGTGGCGGCGGTGGCCGGTCTGGCCCGGTTGAGCAGCTGGTTTGACCAGTACGTGGTCGACGGGCTGGTGAACGGGGTGGGGCTGGCCTCTCTGTTTGGCGGGGAGGGACTCAAGTACAGTGCCTCCGGCCAGTCTCAGCTCTACCTGTTGACCATTGTCACTGGGGTAGGGCTACTGGGAATTTTCATGACCTGGACGCTTTGGTAA
- a CDS encoding NADH-quinone oxidoreductase subunit M, producing the protein MLSTLILIPLVGALVLCLWPSKLESKTAKLISGVALVLTLGWVGLLATQFELTTPGFQFEELLPWVEPLGLSYRLGLDGLSLPLLAVNSLLGLVAIYITDPTLHRVRLYYVLLLVINSAVAGAFLAANLLLFFIFYELELIPLYLLIAIWGGARRGYAATKFLIYTALSGVLILGAFLGLVWLSGNTSFDYDSGLAAALPLAQQVTLLVALLVGFGIKVPLFPFHTWLPDAHVEASTPVSVLLAGVLLKLGTYGVVRFGLGLLPDAWMALAPWMATWAVVSVLYGSLAAIAQTDMKKMVAYSSIGHMGYVLLAAAASTPVSIVATVFQMISHGLISALLFLLVGVVYKTTGTRDLTVLRGLLNPERGLPFVGSMMILGVMASAGIPGMVGFISEFLVFRGSFLIFPTQTLLCMVGSGLTAVYFLLLVNRAFFGRLAIAPPSPTPQLDPELPRVGWRDRAPALALAALIVTFGLQPNWLARWSEHTTLVLHQPYQGFVVEKTPFTPATLPATLAATPAATPAATGANTSLVAPHWDRSSLVAPVLADPSAEVLLP; encoded by the coding sequence ATGCTGAGCACGCTGATTTTAATTCCGCTAGTAGGGGCGCTGGTGCTGTGCCTGTGGCCCAGCAAACTTGAGTCTAAAACCGCCAAACTGATCAGTGGAGTAGCCCTGGTCTTGACGCTGGGCTGGGTGGGGCTGCTGGCGACCCAGTTTGAGCTGACGACGCCGGGCTTCCAGTTTGAGGAGCTGCTGCCCTGGGTTGAGCCCCTGGGCCTGAGCTACCGGCTCGGACTCGACGGTCTGTCGCTGCCGCTGCTGGCGGTGAACAGCCTGCTGGGGCTGGTGGCTATTTACATTACCGACCCGACGCTGCACCGGGTGCGGCTCTACTACGTGCTCCTGCTGGTGATTAACAGCGCGGTAGCCGGGGCGTTTTTGGCCGCCAACCTGCTGCTGTTTTTTATCTTCTACGAGCTGGAGCTGATTCCGCTGTACCTGCTGATCGCCATTTGGGGCGGGGCGCGGCGGGGCTATGCCGCCACCAAGTTTTTGATCTACACCGCCCTGTCGGGGGTACTGATTCTGGGGGCGTTTTTGGGCCTGGTGTGGCTGTCGGGCAACACCAGCTTCGACTACGACAGCGGTCTGGCCGCCGCCCTGCCCCTGGCCCAGCAGGTGACTTTGCTGGTGGCACTGCTGGTGGGCTTTGGCATTAAGGTGCCCCTGTTCCCCTTCCACACCTGGCTGCCCGATGCCCACGTCGAGGCTTCGACTCCGGTGTCGGTGCTGCTGGCGGGGGTGCTGCTGAAGTTGGGGACCTACGGCGTGGTGCGGTTTGGGCTGGGTCTGCTGCCCGACGCCTGGATGGCGCTGGCTCCCTGGATGGCCACCTGGGCGGTGGTGAGCGTGCTGTACGGATCGCTGGCGGCGATCGCCCAGACCGACATGAAAAAGATGGTCGCCTACAGCTCGATCGGCCACATGGGCTACGTGCTGCTGGCGGCGGCGGCCTCAACCCCGGTGAGCATTGTGGCCACCGTGTTTCAAATGATCAGCCACGGGCTGATCTCGGCGCTGCTGTTTTTGCTAGTGGGGGTGGTGTACAAAACCACGGGCACCCGTGACCTGACGGTGCTGCGCGGCCTGCTCAACCCCGAGCGGGGTCTGCCCTTTGTGGGATCGATGATGATCCTGGGGGTGATGGCCAGCGCTGGCATTCCCGGTATGGTGGGCTTTATTTCTGAATTTTTGGTGTTTCGTGGCAGCTTTTTGATCTTCCCCACCCAAACCCTGCTGTGCATGGTGGGCTCAGGGCTGACGGCGGTGTACTTTTTGCTGCTGGTCAACCGGGCCTTTTTTGGCCGCCTGGCGATCGCCCCACCGAGCCCTACCCCCCAGCTAGACCCCGAACTGCCCCGGGTGGGCTGGCGCGATCGCGCCCCTGCCCTGGCTCTGGCAGCCCTGATTGTGACCTTTGGGCTGCAGCCCAACTGGCTGGCCCGCTGGAGTGAGCACACCACCCTGGTGCTGCACCAGCCCTACCAGGGGTTTGTGGTGGAGAAAACTCCGTTTACCCCCGCCACCCTACCCGCCACTCTAGCCGCCACTCCAGCCGCCACTCCAGCCGCCACTGGGGCCAATACCAGCTTAGTCGCTCCCCATTGGGACCGATCGAGTCTGGTTGCTCCTGTCCTTGCCGACCCTAGCGCCGAGGTCCTATTGCCATGA
- a CDS encoding CO2 hydration protein — MTRTLPLATAATHPLESFIQKLLGAEALLPDSDTNVLEVVGILKSYGVVLDAYSKNLIYIADHQFLVLFPFFKYFNGEVTLPKLLRHWWHDRINFEYAEYCMKTMLWHGGGQMDAYLDSDDFLQRCQAAIAAKTKSNPVIGGLHRLFSDFLPEQVRQLAYYSALGQFWRVMSDLFIDLSDAYDAGQVTTIPEVVAFIKAGLVAAAANPITYSVEIGGSRYDLLPKSAGLTFLMDVAVPYVEAVFFRGTPFLGTVSYNAQANQISVDQGRFDYGALYADPLPIGGAGIPPTLLMQDMRHFLPDYLTAFYQAQGRGLDDVRVKICQSFQKSMFCVTSASLQGLLPHPADTPDPTEQATNHQFLAGWMDRLATSRLDIVQL; from the coding sequence ATGACCAGAACCCTACCCCTCGCCACCGCTGCCACCCACCCCCTTGAGTCGTTCATTCAAAAGCTGCTGGGGGCAGAGGCCCTGCTGCCCGACTCTGACACCAACGTGCTGGAAGTGGTCGGCATTCTCAAGAGCTATGGGGTCGTGCTCGACGCCTACTCCAAAAACCTGATCTACATTGCCGATCACCAGTTTTTGGTGCTGTTTCCGTTTTTTAAGTACTTTAACGGCGAGGTGACCCTGCCAAAGCTGCTGCGCCACTGGTGGCACGATCGCATCAACTTTGAGTACGCCGAGTACTGCATGAAAACCATGCTCTGGCACGGCGGCGGCCAGATGGACGCCTACCTGGACAGCGACGACTTTTTGCAGCGGTGCCAGGCGGCGATCGCGGCTAAAACCAAATCGAACCCCGTTATAGGGGGCCTCCACCGGCTGTTCTCTGACTTTCTGCCCGAGCAGGTGCGCCAGCTCGCCTACTACAGCGCCCTGGGCCAGTTTTGGCGGGTCATGAGCGACCTGTTCATCGACCTGTCCGATGCCTACGATGCCGGCCAAGTGACCACAATTCCTGAGGTGGTGGCGTTTATCAAAGCCGGCCTGGTCGCCGCCGCCGCCAACCCCATCACCTACAGCGTCGAGATCGGCGGCAGCCGCTATGACCTGCTGCCCAAGTCAGCGGGGCTGACCTTTCTGATGGACGTGGCGGTGCCCTACGTCGAAGCGGTATTTTTCCGGGGCACGCCGTTTTTGGGCACGGTTTCCTACAACGCCCAGGCCAACCAGATCTCGGTCGATCAGGGTCGCTTCGACTACGGTGCGCTTTACGCTGACCCCCTGCCCATCGGCGGTGCGGGTATTCCTCCCACGCTGCTGATGCAGGACATGCGCCACTTCCTGCCCGACTATCTGACAGCGTTCTATCAGGCCCAGGGGCGCGGCCTTGACGATGTGCGGGTGAAGATCTGCCAGAGCTTTCAAAAATCCATGTTTTGCGTAACCAGCGCCTCGCTCCAGGGGCTGCTTCCCCACCCCGCCGACACCCCTGACCCCACCGAGCAGGCCACCAACCACCAGTTTTTGGCCGGATGGATGGATCGCCTGGCCACCTCGCGGCTGGATATTGTGCAGCTCTAA
- a CDS encoding phosphoketolase, with protein MVVASPPPTKSLTDEELRKLHAYWRACNYLAVGMIYLRSNPLLKEPLRAEHVKYRLLGHWGASPALSFTYIHCNRLIKKYDLDMIFVAGPGHGAPGVLGPVFLEGTYSEIYPDKSLDEDGMRRFFKQFSFPGHIGSHVTPETPGSIHEGGELGYSISHAYGAALDNPDLIVTCVAGDGEAETGPLATAWHSNKFINPARDGAVLPILNLNGYKIANPSILSRVSHEELDCLFRGYGYTPYFVEGSDPAEMHQKMAAVMEECVLKIKEIQRDARINGNLERPRWPMIVLRTPKGWTGPKEVDGHKVEGFWRSHQVPMGGMHSNPEHLRLLEEWMRSYGPEELFDENGTLIPELRDLAPVGPRRMSANLHANGGMLRKALKLPDFREYAIDVPKPASVEFENTKALGIFMRDVMRDNPTNFRLMGPDETASNRLHPVYAVTKKAWMADFLPEDLDGGELSRDGRVMEMLSEHTLQGWLEGYLLTGRHGFFHTYEAFAHVVSSMFNQHAKWLDICKNHVPWRRSVSSLNILLSSLVWRQDHNGFSHQDPGYIDLVTNKSPGVVRLYFPPDANCLLSVADHCFRSVDYINVIVSDKQSHLQYLNMEQAIQHCTKGIGIWNWASNDDCGTEPDVPDVVMACCGDIVTKESLAATAILREEFPYLKVRFINVVDLFTLISHGEHPHGLSNRDFDSLFTPDKPIIFNFHGYPWLIHKLVYRRSNQERIHVRGYKEQGNINTPLELAINNEIDRFNLVIDVIDRVPKLGSAAAHVKEKMKNKIIECLDYAHTQGKDQDEITHWKWPY; from the coding sequence ATGGTAGTAGCTTCCCCTCCCCCGACCAAATCCCTTACCGACGAAGAACTGCGTAAACTCCATGCCTACTGGCGAGCCTGCAACTATCTCGCCGTCGGTATGATTTACCTGCGCAGCAACCCCCTGCTGAAGGAACCCCTCCGGGCCGAGCACGTCAAGTACCGGCTGCTGGGCCACTGGGGCGCTTCGCCAGCCCTCAGCTTTACCTATATCCACTGCAACCGCCTGATTAAAAAGTACGACCTGGACATGATCTTTGTGGCCGGCCCGGGCCATGGTGCCCCAGGAGTGCTGGGGCCTGTGTTCCTAGAAGGAACCTACTCAGAGATTTATCCCGACAAGAGCCTGGATGAGGACGGCATGCGCCGCTTCTTCAAGCAGTTCTCCTTCCCTGGTCACATCGGCAGCCACGTCACACCTGAAACGCCAGGCTCTATCCATGAGGGGGGGGAACTGGGCTACAGCATTTCCCACGCCTACGGAGCCGCACTCGACAATCCCGACCTGATCGTGACCTGCGTGGCGGGGGACGGCGAAGCTGAAACCGGCCCCCTGGCTACGGCCTGGCACTCCAACAAGTTCATCAACCCGGCCCGCGATGGGGCGGTGCTGCCCATTCTCAACCTGAACGGCTACAAGATCGCCAACCCCAGCATTCTGTCGCGGGTTTCCCACGAGGAGCTGGACTGCCTGTTTAGGGGCTACGGCTACACCCCCTACTTTGTCGAAGGCAGCGACCCCGCCGAGATGCACCAGAAAATGGCGGCGGTGATGGAAGAATGCGTCCTCAAAATCAAAGAGATTCAGCGCGACGCCCGCATCAACGGCAACCTGGAGCGTCCCCGCTGGCCGATGATTGTGCTACGTACCCCCAAGGGCTGGACTGGGCCTAAGGAGGTGGATGGCCACAAGGTGGAGGGGTTCTGGCGATCGCACCAGGTGCCCATGGGCGGCATGCACAGCAACCCCGAACACCTGCGCCTGCTGGAAGAGTGGATGCGTAGCTACGGCCCGGAGGAACTGTTTGACGAGAACGGTACGCTGATCCCTGAGCTGAGGGATCTGGCCCCAGTCGGCCCCCGCCGCATGAGCGCCAACCTCCACGCCAACGGCGGTATGCTGCGCAAGGCCCTGAAGCTGCCCGACTTTCGCGAGTACGCTATTGATGTGCCCAAACCCGCCAGCGTGGAGTTTGAGAACACCAAGGCCCTGGGCATTTTCATGCGCGACGTGATGCGCGACAACCCGACTAACTTCCGCCTGATGGGGCCTGACGAAACTGCGTCAAACCGCCTGCATCCGGTCTACGCAGTTACGAAAAAGGCCTGGATGGCCGACTTTTTGCCCGAGGACCTGGACGGCGGCGAGCTGTCCCGCGATGGGCGAGTGATGGAGATGCTGAGCGAACACACTCTCCAGGGTTGGCTGGAAGGTTATTTGCTGACCGGCCGCCACGGTTTCTTCCACACCTATGAAGCCTTTGCCCACGTGGTTAGCTCGATGTTTAACCAGCATGCCAAGTGGCTGGACATCTGCAAAAACCACGTGCCCTGGCGGCGATCGGTGTCATCGCTCAACATTCTGCTGTCGTCGCTGGTGTGGCGGCAGGACCACAACGGCTTCAGCCACCAGGATCCCGGCTACATCGACCTGGTTACCAACAAAAGTCCCGGCGTAGTGCGGCTTTATTTCCCTCCCGATGCCAACTGTCTGCTGTCGGTGGCCGACCACTGCTTCCGCAGCGTGGACTACATCAACGTGATCGTCTCTGACAAACAGAGCCACCTCCAGTACCTGAATATGGAACAGGCGATCCAACACTGCACCAAGGGCATCGGCATCTGGAACTGGGCTAGCAACGATGACTGTGGCACCGAGCCCGATGTGCCCGATGTGGTGATGGCCTGCTGTGGCGACATTGTCACCAAAGAGTCGCTGGCGGCTACGGCCATTTTGCGCGAAGAGTTTCCCTACCTGAAGGTGCGTTTCATCAACGTGGTTGATCTATTTACCCTGATCTCCCATGGGGAGCACCCCCACGGCCTGAGCAATCGCGACTTTGATTCCCTGTTTACCCCCGACAAGCCGATCATCTTTAACTTCCACGGCTACCCCTGGCTAATTCACAAGCTGGTGTACCGCCGCTCGAATCAGGAGCGGATTCACGTGCGGGGCTACAAGGAGCAGGGCAACATCAACACGCCGCTGGAGCTGGCCATCAACAACGAGATCGATCGCTTTAACCTGGTGATCGATGTGATCGATCGGGTGCCCAAACTGGGGTCCGCGGCCGCCCACGTCAAGGAAAAAATGAAGAACAAAATCATCGAGTGCCTCGACTACGCCCATACCCAGGGCAAAGACCAGGATGAGATCACCCACTGGAAGTGGCCCTACTGA
- a CDS encoding ComEA family DNA-binding protein: protein MLKRWQSLRAQLAPLASRLGQDPAYRLRSYQEVEQAARLGFTVDVNRATVDDWLRLPGLSIRQAQGLVRLRQAGVQFHCVEDVAAALGVSPAHLRPLAPVLSFCYYDELGDGAPCLSLNQVTVQQLCGVPGMSPTLAQAVVQERSRRGPYQDLADLQRRLGLTPDLVQTLMYFLRP from the coding sequence GTGCTGAAGCGTTGGCAGAGCCTGAGGGCGCAGCTGGCTCCCCTGGCCAGTCGGCTGGGCCAGGATCCGGCCTATCGGCTGCGGTCTTACCAGGAGGTCGAGCAGGCCGCCCGCCTGGGCTTTACCGTCGATGTCAACCGAGCCACCGTGGATGACTGGCTGCGGCTGCCGGGGCTCTCGATTCGCCAGGCCCAGGGGCTGGTGCGCCTGCGCCAGGCGGGGGTGCAGTTCCACTGCGTGGAGGATGTGGCCGCTGCCCTGGGGGTCAGCCCTGCCCACCTGCGCCCCCTCGCTCCGGTGCTGTCCTTCTGCTACTACGATGAGCTTGGCGACGGGGCACCCTGCCTCAGCCTCAACCAGGTGACGGTGCAGCAGCTGTGCGGGGTGCCGGGAATGTCGCCCACGCTGGCCCAGGCGGTGGTGCAGGAGCGATCGCGCCGCGGCCCTTACCAGGATCTGGCCGACTTGCAGCGCCGCCTGGGGCTCACCCCCGATCTGGTTCAGACCCTCATGTATTTTCTGCGCCCTTAG
- a CDS encoding SHOCT domain-containing protein, translated as MTKGSSTLDPSQIDALGKALRELDTLRQEGLISELEFEQKRRQLLDQVA; from the coding sequence GTGACTAAGGGTAGTTCCACTCTCGACCCTTCCCAGATCGACGCCCTGGGCAAAGCTCTGCGGGAGCTGGATACCCTGCGCCAGGAGGGGCTGATCTCGGAGCTTGAGTTTGAGCAAAAGCGTCGTCAGCTGCTCGACCAGGTCGCCTAG